Proteins from one Dama dama isolate Ldn47 chromosome 12, ASM3311817v1, whole genome shotgun sequence genomic window:
- the RNASE11 gene encoding probable ribonuclease 11, with translation MEIFFLLLLGLGVIFAGVSESIMEIIKEEFLEKEVQYDMAKSDQEKQTIEVLINLTVLYRNTSLSMSKDVSSSLLTFRRLHHSLPPKRNPDNNKHYCNDMTVWRKVSEANGSFKLSNNFIHGSVEVVDGVPKAPSCKYGQTSCISCSETPELRTTTCQFIVGKQSPSCQHHGVTSLKKILVVLTSHSLMSWLVSISNL, from the coding sequence ATGGAGATCTTCTTTCTGCTGCTACTTGGCCTGGGGGTGATTTTTGCAGGAGTTTCAGAAAGTATAATGGAGATCATTAAAGAAGAATTTTTAGAGAAAGAGGTGCAATATGACATGGCAAAAAGTGACCAGGAAAAACAGACCATTGAGGTATTAATAAATTTGACTGTGCTATATAGAAACACCAGCCTCAGCATGTCCAAAGATGTGTCTTCCTCATTATTGACCTTCAGAAGATTACATCATAGCTTGCCCCCCAAACGCAACCCAGATAATAACAAACATTATTGCAATGACATGACAGTGTGGAGAAAAGTTTCAGAAGCTAATGGGTCATTCAAGTTGAGCAATAACTTCATCCATGGCTCCGTGGAAGTGGTCGACGGGGTCCCCAAAGCCCCCAGCTGCAAGTATGGACAGACTTCATGCATAAGCTGCTCTGAGACTCCAGAACTAAGGACCACTACATGCCAGTTCATTGTGGGCAAACAATCTCCCAGTTGCCAACACCATGGTGTTActtcattaaagaaaattttgGTAGTGCTGACAAGTCATTCTCTGATGAGCTGGTTAGTTAGTATCTCTAACTTGTAA